A single region of the Elizabethkingia sp. JS20170427COW genome encodes:
- a CDS encoding shikimate dehydrogenase, with amino-acid sequence MEKSKKLGLIGRNISYSFSKSYFEEKFRNLMVNEYSYDIFDLQDITQVAHLFQDQHIKGFNVTIPYKEQIIPFLDELSEEAQQIGAVNTVKISADGKKTGHNTDAFGFEQTLLIHKKPQHTHALILGDGGAAKAVKYVLNKHNIAFKTVARKSELNFENLSAELVTQHGLIIQTTPVGTFPNVEDCLQFPFEALTEQHLIIDLIYNPNYTQFIKNAAEYGAKTINGYYMLEQQAEKAWKIWNCD; translated from the coding sequence ATGGAAAAATCAAAAAAACTAGGATTAATAGGAAGGAATATTTCCTATTCTTTTTCAAAATCATACTTCGAGGAAAAGTTTAGAAACCTGATGGTTAATGAATATTCTTATGATATTTTCGATCTTCAAGATATTACCCAAGTTGCTCATCTTTTTCAGGATCAACATATAAAAGGTTTTAATGTAACCATTCCTTATAAAGAACAAATTATCCCATTTTTAGATGAGTTGAGTGAAGAAGCACAGCAGATAGGAGCGGTAAATACAGTGAAAATTTCAGCAGATGGTAAAAAAACAGGACACAATACCGATGCTTTTGGCTTTGAGCAAACCTTATTGATTCATAAAAAACCGCAACACACCCACGCCCTTATCTTAGGAGATGGAGGGGCTGCTAAAGCAGTGAAATATGTTTTAAATAAACATAATATCGCTTTTAAAACTGTTGCAAGAAAATCAGAACTTAATTTTGAAAACCTTTCAGCAGAATTGGTAACTCAGCATGGTTTGATTATCCAGACTACACCAGTAGGGACTTTCCCTAATGTGGAAGATTGTCTTCAGTTTCCCTTCGAGGCGCTTACAGAACAACATTTAATTATAGATCTTATCTACAATCCTAACTATACTCAGTTTATTAAAAATGCCGCAGAATACGGAGCAAAAACCATAAATGGCTATTATATGCTTGAGCAGCAAGCAGAAAAAGCTTGGAAAATTTGGAATTGTGATTGA
- a CDS encoding endonuclease, whose translation MTKNYLLSSIAVLAFASAVYGQEAPNYYSTANGLTGYALKTELGKIISNGAKDFGYGGLYDTYATSDIDHYYEKDGSVLDIYSENPAGKDPYNFIPGEKKCGNYSKEGDCYNREHIVPQSLFDKKSPMVSDAHFIVPTDGKVNGMRSNYPFGIVKTPSFTSDNGTKVGTSGSNGYGGTVAEPIDEFKGDVARMILYFVTRYESKRASFSSGNILENNADGLTSWEKEVLLKWHYQDPVSQKEIDRNNAVFARQQNRNPYIDHPEWTRTIWGNPGTDEQAPTQPQSVVASYPSDGVIALTWSPSTDNTAVKGYNIYVNGRRVATSLTPSVELSKLSTNTNYTINVQAFDEALNLSEKSVDLVVGSVSDDSEAPTAPTNIKSDFIGSNLVKLSWTASTDNVRVAGYEVYVDDVKVLTTESNIEVALFNLSPNTSYRAKVRAFDAAKNYSDFSSDFLFTTLAPDTEAPTVPTNLSYKNVTTTTADISWDASSDNIVVEGYKVLVNGEEDSQVSTNSITLDDLAPNTKYTVEVQAYDAAGNLSVKSNSIEFTTAQTQASDSKEDFEDMTSSTGINDSQYGTRTWTNSRNTISWTATDARIDGSITNGKAVIIRVGDLTSSTISGGITSLSLSTMQAYGSTPGKLKAYVNDVYVGDFDFGAQGVKNENQKISGLNVKGDFTIKIENNNGSKARVAIDDLSWTSNTLGVDEIQYSNKSYTIYPNPVKNQILNVKGEGLQKISEAFIYSVSGQLVQTIAQPFKSSNTIVLRNLPKRMYILKTNLFTEKFIVQ comes from the coding sequence ATGACGAAGAATTATTTGTTAAGTAGCATTGCTGTTCTGGCTTTTGCTAGTGCCGTTTATGGGCAAGAAGCACCTAATTATTATAGCACTGCAAATGGATTAACGGGATACGCTCTTAAAACAGAACTTGGAAAAATTATTTCCAATGGAGCTAAAGATTTTGGCTATGGAGGATTGTATGATACCTATGCGACATCGGATATCGACCACTATTATGAAAAAGATGGTTCGGTGTTGGATATTTATTCTGAAAATCCAGCAGGTAAAGATCCTTATAATTTTATTCCAGGTGAAAAAAAATGTGGTAATTATTCCAAAGAAGGAGATTGCTACAATAGAGAGCATATTGTTCCACAGAGTTTATTTGATAAAAAATCTCCTATGGTGAGCGATGCTCACTTTATTGTGCCTACAGATGGTAAGGTAAACGGAATGCGTAGTAACTATCCATTTGGTATAGTGAAAACACCTTCTTTCACCTCTGATAACGGAACAAAAGTAGGAACCAGTGGTAGTAATGGCTATGGAGGTACTGTAGCTGAGCCTATCGATGAGTTTAAAGGAGATGTTGCTAGGATGATCTTGTATTTTGTTACCCGTTATGAAAGTAAGCGGGCAAGCTTTAGCTCAGGAAACATCTTAGAAAATAATGCAGATGGTTTAACTTCATGGGAAAAAGAGGTGTTGTTGAAATGGCATTATCAAGATCCAGTATCACAAAAAGAAATAGACAGAAACAATGCTGTTTTTGCTAGACAACAAAATAGAAACCCTTATATAGATCACCCAGAGTGGACAAGAACTATTTGGGGGAATCCAGGAACGGACGAGCAGGCTCCTACTCAACCGCAATCTGTAGTAGCAAGCTACCCATCGGATGGTGTTATTGCGTTAACGTGGTCGCCAAGTACAGACAACACGGCAGTAAAAGGGTATAATATTTATGTAAATGGAAGAAGAGTAGCTACTTCTCTTACACCATCTGTAGAATTATCTAAATTATCTACCAATACAAATTATACCATAAATGTACAAGCGTTTGATGAAGCGCTTAACTTGTCAGAAAAATCTGTTGACTTGGTTGTTGGAAGTGTTTCAGATGATAGCGAAGCGCCAACGGCTCCTACCAATATTAAAAGTGATTTTATAGGCTCTAACTTGGTGAAGTTATCATGGACAGCATCTACTGATAATGTAAGAGTAGCAGGGTATGAAGTATATGTAGATGATGTAAAAGTGCTAACTACTGAGAGTAATATAGAGGTAGCACTATTCAATTTGTCTCCCAATACAAGTTATAGAGCAAAGGTGAGAGCCTTTGATGCTGCTAAAAACTACTCGGATTTTTCATCGGATTTTTTATTTACAACTTTAGCGCCAGATACCGAAGCTCCAACAGTACCTACTAACCTTAGCTATAAAAATGTTACGACTACAACTGCGGATATCTCTTGGGATGCATCTAGTGACAATATAGTTGTAGAAGGGTACAAGGTATTGGTAAACGGAGAGGAAGATAGCCAAGTTTCTACTAATTCGATAACGTTGGATGATCTAGCTCCTAATACAAAATATACCGTGGAAGTTCAAGCTTATGATGCTGCAGGAAATTTATCGGTAAAATCTAATTCTATCGAATTTACCACAGCTCAAACTCAAGCATCGGATAGTAAGGAGGATTTTGAGGATATGACAAGTTCTACAGGAATCAATGACAGCCAATATGGAACCAGAACTTGGACCAATTCAAGAAATACAATTTCATGGACAGCAACCGATGCTAGAATAGATGGCTCAATCACCAATGGTAAAGCGGTAATTATTAGAGTAGGAGATTTAACCTCTTCAACAATATCAGGGGGGATAACTTCTTTATCTCTTTCCACGATGCAAGCTTATGGATCTACACCAGGAAAGCTAAAAGCATATGTTAATGATGTTTACGTAGGCGATTTTGATTTTGGAGCGCAAGGAGTTAAAAATGAGAATCAGAAAATTTCCGGGCTTAATGTTAAAGGCGATTTTACTATCAAAATTGAAAATAATAATGGCTCTAAAGCAAGGGTAGCTATTGATGATTTATCATGGACTTCTAATACACTAGGGGTGGATGAAATTCAATATTCAAATAAATCCTATACAATTTACCCTAACCCAGTGAAAAACCAGATTTTAAATGTAAAAGGAGAAGGTTTGCAGAAAATTTCAGAAGCTTTTATCTATTCTGTTTCTGGGCAATTAGTACAAACGATAGCACAGCCTTTTAAATCATCTAATACAATTGTATTGAGAAACCTTCCTAAAAGAATGTATATATTAAAAACCAATCTGTTTACAGAGAAGTTTATCGTACAATAA
- the mce gene encoding methylmalonyl-CoA epimerase: MKIEHIGIAVKSLGISDELFAKLLGKEPYKHESVEREGVTTSFFQVGDSKIELLEASKEESPIAKFIEKKGEGIHHIAFGVENIYAEIERLKENGFIFISEEPKQGADNKLVVFLHPKSTNGVLVELCQEI; the protein is encoded by the coding sequence ATGAAAATAGAACATATTGGCATTGCCGTAAAATCACTAGGAATTTCCGATGAACTTTTTGCTAAATTACTAGGTAAAGAGCCTTACAAGCATGAAAGTGTAGAGCGAGAAGGAGTAACCACCTCTTTTTTTCAGGTGGGAGATTCGAAAATAGAACTTCTAGAAGCTTCTAAAGAGGAAAGCCCTATTGCTAAATTTATAGAAAAAAAGGGAGAAGGCATCCACCACATCGCTTTTGGCGTTGAAAATATCTATGCTGAAATAGAAAGATTGAAAGAAAATGGATTTATTTTTATTTCCGAAGAACCTAAACAAGGAGCTGATAATAAATTAGTTGTATTTCTGCATCCAAAATCCACGAATGGAGTACTGGTAGAATTGTGCCAAGAAATCTGA
- a CDS encoding ABC transporter permease: protein MKTSTSFYIARRYLISKKGSQAVSFITGLAAIAMAIAVAAMFIIISVFSGLIELNKEMIADLHADITISPKNGKVLPNIHQVVATLHQESDVQSFSKVIEEKAYVNHQGNGEIVYLRGVDSAYTKVNPINTTVFFGHYPSFKYSNEVIMESQLNNRLGIPVDSEDDFSQILMPKPGTGMISKEEDIFNKKDFYTVGVFSGNDQLNNYIISPIELSRQLLNLPKNSAYQIVVKVTPSAHVGELRDQLSQKLGASYVLKTKAEENAAFWKMINTEKLMIYLIFGLVIFITTFNLAGAIIIIQLDKKEQAKTLVSMGMTKAHLRQIYFKTGILIVSFGVIVGLVLGSIVCLLQLQYGFFKASEVLPFPVKIEAINYLIVALTAYGFGMLISWIFSRGSKKITFN, encoded by the coding sequence TTGAAAACTTCTACCTCATTCTATATCGCCCGCCGTTACCTGATTTCCAAAAAAGGAAGTCAGGCTGTTAGCTTTATCACAGGATTAGCAGCTATCGCAATGGCAATTGCAGTGGCAGCAATGTTTATCATTATTTCTGTATTTTCAGGGTTGATAGAGTTGAACAAGGAGATGATTGCCGATCTCCATGCGGATATTACCATTTCCCCAAAAAATGGGAAGGTATTGCCTAATATCCACCAAGTGGTAGCAACTTTACATCAAGAAAGTGATGTCCAAAGCTTTTCTAAAGTTATAGAAGAGAAAGCTTATGTTAACCACCAAGGAAACGGAGAAATCGTTTATCTTAGAGGAGTAGATTCCGCTTATACAAAGGTTAACCCCATTAATACTACCGTATTTTTTGGACATTATCCTTCATTTAAATATAGCAATGAAGTCATCATGGAATCCCAGCTTAATAACCGGTTGGGGATTCCTGTAGATAGTGAAGATGATTTTTCTCAAATATTAATGCCTAAACCAGGAACTGGAATGATCTCCAAGGAAGAGGATATTTTTAATAAAAAAGACTTCTATACTGTTGGGGTTTTTAGCGGAAACGATCAGCTGAATAATTACATTATTTCTCCTATAGAACTGAGCAGGCAACTGCTGAATTTACCTAAAAATTCGGCTTATCAAATAGTGGTAAAAGTAACTCCTTCGGCTCATGTAGGAGAGTTGAGAGATCAGCTTTCACAAAAGCTAGGGGCATCATATGTTTTAAAAACCAAGGCAGAAGAAAATGCAGCTTTTTGGAAGATGATTAATACCGAAAAGCTGATGATTTATCTAATCTTCGGATTGGTAATTTTTATTACTACGTTCAATTTAGCAGGAGCTATTATTATTATCCAATTGGATAAAAAAGAGCAAGCGAAGACGCTAGTTTCTATGGGGATGACCAAAGCTCATTTAAGGCAGATATACTTTAAAACGGGGATACTTATCGTTAGTTTTGGCGTTATTGTTGGTTTGGTGTTGGGAAGTATCGTGTGTCTTCTACAGCTTCAATATGGCTTCTTTAAGGCAAGTGAAGTTTTGCCTTTCCCTGTAAAAATAGAGGCGATTAACTATCTAATAGTAGCCCTTACCGCATACGGATTTGGTATGCTTATCTCATGGATTTTTTCTCGCGGGAGTAAGAAAATAACATTCAATTAA
- a CDS encoding cbb3-type cytochrome c oxidase N-terminal domain-containing protein has product MKARTPLYIQILLTFGLVWFAFEMFAPDSGYFSNILFWLSQIIGLLVTLIVKSVGDLTEIKYFKSLSEEDKKAYVALQKMPFFKRLWDSAVKKQSVKEENAIIIDHGFDGITELDNSLPKWWLGLFYFGCIYCVIYMFAYAFSDFAHQEKEYTKEYTSQLASIEEYEKTAPKITLETAKYSAEDAKEGEELFKSNCVSCHGDGGKGGIGPNLTDQNWINHEEKSVFKNVYWMLENGSPNNPAMRAFIKDGTISPRDAEKISSYVYHINQEVAPITVKEGGAAPQGDPVKWEE; this is encoded by the coding sequence ATGAAAGCAAGAACTCCCTTATATATTCAGATCCTATTAACATTTGGATTAGTATGGTTTGCCTTTGAGATGTTTGCTCCAGATTCAGGGTATTTTAGTAACATTCTTTTCTGGCTATCTCAAATCATAGGATTACTGGTAACCCTTATTGTAAAATCAGTAGGAGATTTAACCGAGATTAAATATTTTAAAAGCCTATCCGAAGAAGATAAAAAAGCATATGTTGCTCTCCAAAAAATGCCGTTCTTTAAAAGACTTTGGGATTCGGCAGTAAAGAAACAGTCGGTAAAAGAGGAAAATGCAATTATTATCGACCATGGTTTCGATGGAATTACCGAGTTGGATAACTCGTTACCCAAATGGTGGCTAGGGCTATTCTATTTTGGTTGTATCTATTGCGTTATCTATATGTTTGCTTATGCTTTCTCGGATTTCGCACACCAAGAAAAAGAGTATACTAAAGAATATACTTCTCAGCTAGCTTCTATTGAAGAGTATGAGAAAACAGCTCCTAAAATTACTCTAGAAACCGCAAAGTATAGTGCTGAAGACGCAAAAGAGGGAGAGGAATTATTTAAATCCAACTGTGTGTCTTGTCACGGAGATGGTGGGAAAGGTGGTATTGGGCCTAACCTTACCGACCAAAATTGGATTAACCATGAAGAAAAAAGTGTATTCAAAAACGTATATTGGATGTTAGAGAATGGTTCTCCTAATAATCCAGCAATGCGTGCATTCATTAAAGATGGAACAATATCTCCTAGAGATGCCGAGAAAATTTCATCTTACGTATATCATATTAATCAAGAAGTGGCACCAATTACCGTAAAGGAAGGAGGTGCTGCGCCTCAAGGAGACCCTGTTAAATGGGAAGAGTAA
- the ccoN gene encoding cytochrome-c oxidase, cbb3-type subunit I — METQKFNYDNNIVRAFLYATIVFAVVGFLLGLTAALMLFYPELPEFLFGTDDTTIQSLRSGNIQGLISTNGAFGFGRIRMLHTSAVIFAFVCNAFFCGAYYSMQRLLKTRMWSDTLSWVHFWSWQFMIVTVVITFLMGINTSKEYAEHEWPIDILITLSWVIFGINMFGTIAKRRVRHLYVAIWFYIATWLGVALLHIVNNIEVPLNFWKSYSAYAGVKDALVQWWYGHNAVAFVLTTPILGLMYYFMPKAADRPVFSYKLSIIHFWSLIFVYLWAGPHHLQYTSLPGWAQALGTGFSIMLIAPSWGGMLNGLLTLRGAWDKVRVDPILKFFVVAITCYGMATFEGPLLATKTLNKIGHFTDWVIGHVHLGALGWNGFIAFGIVYYLLPILWRTKLWSVKLANWHFWLGTLGIIFYAIPLYIAGFTQGLMWKQFNPDGTLMYKNWLDTVTAIIPYYKLRFLGGLLYISGALLMVVNVYKTIKSGSFQKDVPAEAPALASISKQRLNGEPVHLWMERMPVVLSVGAFIALAIGGAVEIIPTLTVKSNVPELSAVKPYSPLELEGRDLYIREGCNSCHSQMIRPFRDEVVRFDSKNGEYSKAGEFVYDRPFLWGSKRTGPDLQRQGNRNPDSWHFKHMYNPRVTSAGSIMPRFPWLISNELDRSEMVNKLKLMKNHFDVPYTKAQIDSADTWANNQAKAIVKRIYSEAPDIKEQVENEQKVKGDKFVPIENREIIAMIAYLQRLGVDIKTTNVQTASN, encoded by the coding sequence ATGGAGACACAAAAGTTTAATTATGACAACAATATTGTTCGTGCATTTTTGTACGCGACAATAGTCTTTGCTGTAGTAGGATTCCTATTGGGGCTTACTGCCGCATTAATGCTTTTTTATCCGGAGCTTCCGGAGTTCCTTTTCGGAACAGATGATACAACGATACAGAGCCTTAGAAGCGGAAATATCCAAGGACTTATCAGCACTAACGGTGCTTTTGGTTTTGGGAGAATCCGTATGTTGCATACCAGTGCGGTAATTTTTGCCTTCGTATGTAACGCTTTCTTTTGTGGTGCTTACTATAGTATGCAGAGGTTGCTAAAAACCCGTATGTGGAGCGATACCCTCTCTTGGGTACACTTCTGGTCTTGGCAGTTTATGATTGTTACTGTGGTTATTACTTTCTTAATGGGGATTAATACTTCTAAAGAGTATGCAGAGCACGAGTGGCCTATTGATATTTTAATAACTTTGTCTTGGGTAATCTTTGGGATCAACATGTTTGGTACCATTGCTAAAAGAAGAGTTCGCCACCTTTATGTAGCGATTTGGTTTTACATTGCTACATGGCTAGGGGTAGCACTATTACACATTGTAAATAATATAGAAGTTCCTCTTAACTTCTGGAAATCATACTCTGCTTATGCGGGGGTTAAAGATGCACTTGTACAGTGGTGGTATGGCCATAACGCGGTAGCATTCGTCCTTACAACGCCAATTCTTGGACTAATGTACTACTTTATGCCTAAGGCTGCTGACAGACCAGTTTTCTCCTATAAATTGTCTATTATTCACTTCTGGTCTTTAATCTTCGTCTATCTATGGGCGGGGCCTCACCACTTACAGTATACTTCCTTACCAGGATGGGCGCAAGCTTTAGGGACTGGCTTCTCTATCATGCTGATCGCACCATCTTGGGGAGGGATGTTGAATGGACTACTTACCCTGAGAGGAGCTTGGGATAAGGTAAGAGTAGACCCAATCCTTAAATTCTTCGTAGTGGCAATTACTTGTTATGGTATGGCTACTTTTGAAGGACCTCTATTGGCAACAAAAACTTTAAATAAAATCGGTCACTTTACCGATTGGGTAATTGGTCACGTTCACTTAGGAGCTTTAGGGTGGAATGGTTTTATCGCCTTCGGTATCGTTTACTACCTATTGCCGATACTTTGGAGAACCAAATTATGGTCTGTAAAATTAGCCAACTGGCATTTCTGGCTAGGAACTTTGGGGATTATATTCTATGCTATTCCTTTGTATATCGCTGGATTTACTCAAGGTCTAATGTGGAAGCAATTCAACCCAGATGGAACATTAATGTACAAAAACTGGCTAGATACTGTAACAGCAATTATCCCTTATTATAAATTGCGTTTCTTAGGAGGTTTACTTTATATCTCTGGAGCACTTTTAATGGTGGTTAACGTTTATAAGACAATTAAATCTGGATCTTTCCAAAAAGATGTACCTGCAGAAGCTCCTGCTTTAGCTTCAATTAGCAAGCAAAGGCTGAATGGAGAACCTGTACACTTATGGATGGAAAGAATGCCAGTGGTATTATCAGTAGGAGCTTTTATTGCTTTAGCTATTGGTGGTGCTGTAGAAATTATCCCAACTTTAACAGTGAAATCTAATGTCCCTGAACTTTCGGCAGTGAAGCCTTACTCACCATTAGAGTTAGAAGGTAGAGATCTTTATATCAGAGAAGGTTGTAACTCTTGTCACTCGCAGATGATTCGTCCATTTAGAGATGAGGTAGTGAGATTCGACTCTAAAAATGGAGAATATTCAAAAGCAGGAGAGTTTGTTTATGATAGACCTTTCTTATGGGGATCTAAGAGAACAGGACCAGATTTACAAAGACAAGGAAACCGAAATCCAGACTCTTGGCACTTCAAGCATATGTATAACCCTAGGGTAACTTCTGCAGGATCTATCATGCCACGTTTCCCTTGGCTAATAAGCAATGAGTTGGATAGATCTGAGATGGTGAATAAATTGAAGTTAATGAAAAACCACTTTGATGTTCCTTATACCAAAGCACAGATTGATAGCGCCGATACATGGGCTAATAATCAGGCAAAAGCTATCGTGAAGAGAATTTATTCCGAAGCGCCAGATATCAAAGAACAAGTGGAGAATGAGCAAAAAGTAAAAGGTGACAAATTTGTACCTATTGAGAATAGAGAGATTATAGCCATGATTGCTTATCTCCAAAGGTTAGGGGTAGACATCAAGACTACTAATGTACAAACAGCGTCTAATTAA
- the rbfA gene encoding 30S ribosome-binding factor RbfA: protein MESNRQRKVGQLIQEDLAELFRKQSAEAGNNILISVSGVKVTADLSLAKVYLSIYPQELREKLMKEINVGKSSYRNYLGQKMAKQVRIIPQLAFYLDTTLDDAERIEKELKGLGDSPVL, encoded by the coding sequence ATGGAAAGTAACAGACAAAGAAAAGTAGGGCAGCTGATTCAGGAGGATCTTGCTGAGTTGTTTCGCAAGCAATCTGCAGAAGCAGGAAATAATATATTGATAAGTGTATCAGGAGTAAAGGTAACTGCAGATCTTAGTTTAGCAAAGGTATATCTTAGTATTTATCCTCAGGAGCTGAGAGAAAAATTGATGAAAGAAATCAACGTAGGAAAATCCTCTTACCGCAATTACTTAGGTCAAAAGATGGCAAAACAAGTACGCATTATCCCTCAGTTGGCATTTTACCTAGATACCACTCTAGACGATGCTGAAAGAATAGAAAAAGAGTTGAAAGGATTGGGAGATAGCCCAGTTTTATAA
- a CDS encoding helix-turn-helix domain-containing protein produces MKKCGLNIRQIRRSKDFTQEYMAFELGISQKAYSDLENGKVKINTEILFKLSKILDISPAQICSLSETCASENSKKHSELIAYLKDKNIDIPEEFL; encoded by the coding sequence ATGAAAAAATGCGGCCTAAATATCCGACAAATCCGAAGAAGTAAGGACTTCACGCAGGAGTATATGGCTTTTGAATTAGGAATATCTCAAAAGGCTTACTCTGATTTGGAAAACGGAAAGGTAAAAATCAATACAGAGATTTTATTTAAACTTTCTAAAATCTTGGATATAAGTCCTGCTCAGATATGTAGCCTGTCAGAAACCTGTGCAAGTGAAAACTCAAAAAAGCACTCTGAGTTGATTGCTTATTTAAAAGATAAAAACATAGATATTCCCGAGGAATTCCTTTAA
- a CDS encoding PepSY-like domain-containing protein, whose product MKTIHPQHDSIRRLFSIFLSLFFLSFSFFTYGQETYLQNREIPLKIKQYTKTYFPNNNIAYVKKDIDHGILEYKVQLKLNDTELSFNKNLKPIKIESHKELPRKVISYKIWNYIQKHYPRQKVVEWELKNNYQEVGLNNHVDLLFNLKGDFIKKKL is encoded by the coding sequence ATGAAAACTATTCACCCACAACACGACAGCATTAGGAGATTATTTTCTATTTTTCTTAGTCTATTTTTTCTAAGTTTTTCATTCTTCACCTATGGACAAGAAACCTACTTACAAAATAGGGAGATTCCCCTCAAAATAAAACAATATACAAAAACCTATTTTCCTAATAACAATATCGCTTATGTGAAAAAAGATATAGATCATGGCATATTGGAGTATAAAGTACAACTTAAATTAAACGACACCGAATTAAGCTTCAATAAAAATCTAAAACCCATCAAGATAGAGTCTCATAAAGAACTTCCTAGAAAGGTTATTTCTTATAAGATTTGGAATTATATCCAGAAACATTATCCTCGCCAAAAGGTTGTAGAATGGGAACTTAAAAATAATTACCAAGAAGTGGGGTTAAACAACCATGTGGATTTACTATTTAACCTTAAAGGCGATTTTATTAAGAAAAAATTATAA
- a CDS encoding DoxX family protein: MMNLAAFFNQECPFGKNLGLFLLRLVAGLVLFYGHGLGKLQKIFSGQEIIFMDPIGIGEVPSFYLAAMAEGLFALLLIIGLFSRLATLVLVGNFLVIFYFHLGDGFKALELIFFYLASYLALFLLGPGKWSLDALIWKPKKWQSRY; this comes from the coding sequence ATGATGAATTTAGCAGCTTTTTTCAATCAAGAATGTCCTTTCGGGAAAAACCTTGGCCTTTTTCTTTTGAGGTTGGTCGCGGGTCTTGTTCTTTTTTATGGTCATGGTTTAGGAAAACTTCAAAAAATTTTTAGTGGACAGGAAATTATATTTATGGATCCTATAGGCATTGGGGAGGTCCCTTCTTTTTACCTCGCCGCCATGGCGGAAGGTTTATTTGCATTATTGCTGATTATCGGGCTTTTTTCCAGGCTGGCTACTTTGGTATTGGTAGGAAACTTTTTGGTAATTTTTTATTTCCACTTAGGGGATGGTTTCAAGGCTTTAGAATTAATATTTTTCTATTTAGCATCTTACCTTGCCCTTTTCTTATTGGGCCCTGGGAAATGGTCTCTAGATGCTTTGATATGGAAACCTAAAAAATGGCAAAGCAGATACTAA